The following coding sequences are from one Capsicum annuum cultivar UCD-10X-F1 chromosome 3, UCD10Xv1.1, whole genome shotgun sequence window:
- the LOC107853184 gene encoding ABC transporter I family member 19: MEGESSSIRVNGMQFSYDFQSPIFFDFNLNISPRSRCLLLGANGSGKTTLLKILAGKHMVGGKEVVRVLNFSAFHDTHLVCSGDLAYLGESWSKTVGTVGEVPLQGDFSAEHMIFGVEGVDPVRREKLIELLDIDLQWRMHKVSDGQRRRVQICMGLLHPYKVLLLDEVTVDLDVVARMDLLDFFKEECEQRGATIVYATHIFDGLETWATDLVYIQDGVLKRSEKLPELPELKSAPNLLSVVENWLRSETTIEKKKPLPAPPKVQKSSPFVSSPFQSSRHMAYFR, translated from the exons ATGGAGGGAGAATCAAGCAGTATTCGAGTAAATGGAATGCAATTTTCATACGATTTCCAAAGTCCCATATTTTTCGATTTCAACCTCAACATTTCTCCCCGATCTCGATGTCTCCTTCTCGGTGCTAATGGATCCG GGAAGACAACCCTTTTGAAGATATTGGCGGGAAAGCATATGGTGGGTGGAAAAGAGGTAGTGAGGGTGCTGAATTTTTCGGCTTTTCATGACACCCACCTCGTCTGTAGTGGTGATCTGGCTTACCTTGGAGAGTCTTGGAGCAAAACTGTCGGCACTGTT GGAGAGGTTCCACTTCAGGGAGATTTTTCGGCTGAACATATGATATTCGGAG TTGAAGGAGTGGATCCAGTTCGGCGAGAAAAGTTGATTGAGCTGCTGGATATTGATCTGCAGTGGCGTATGCACAAGGTATCTGATGGTCAGAGGCGTAGAGTCCAAATCTGCATGGGTCTCCTTCACCCCTACAAG GTTCTTTTACTGGATGAAGTCACAGTTGACTTAGATGTTGTCGCGAGGATGGATTTGTTGGATTTCTTTAAGGAAGAATGTGAACAG AGAGGAGCTACAATTGTCTATGCAACACATATATTTGATGGACTGGAGACATGGGCGACAGATCTTGTTTACATCCAAGATGGAGTTCTGAAGAGGTCTGAGAAGTTACCCGAACTTCCGGAGTTGAAGTCTGCACCCAATTTGCTTTCAGTAGTTGAGAACTGGTTGCGTTCTGAGACCACGATTGAGAAAAAGAAGCCGCTTCCCGCTCCGCCAAAAGTTCAAAAGTCCTCCCCTTTTGTCTCTTCTCCATTTCAGTCATCTAGACATATGGCGTATTTTCGTTGA